In Maylandia zebra isolate NMK-2024a unplaced genomic scaffold, Mzebra_GT3a scaffold11, whole genome shotgun sequence, a single window of DNA contains:
- the LOC143416040 gene encoding uncharacterized protein LOC143416040 encodes MSEDSHSHYRLDPSDRLNGLGQRRKRPKKARDALQTADRHDHITRTWCESDLIFQSTLRDLNQEVRGQLMLRAGSEPRGRSTLLNLKENMLTDRESVAVR; translated from the exons ATGAGCGAGGACAGCCACTCCCACTACAGGCTGGACCCCAGCGATCGGCTCAACGGGCTgggacagaggaggaagagacccAAGAAG gccagagatgctcttcaaacagctgacagacatgaccacattacaagaacatggtgtgagtccgatttgatattccagtcaacgctgagagaccttaaccaggaagtcagaggtcagctgatgcTGCGAGCAGGAAGTGAACCAAGGGGAAGGTCCACTCTACTCaatctcaaagaaaatatgctg acggacagggaatcagttgctgtacgatga